The following proteins are encoded in a genomic region of Vibrio spartinae:
- a CDS encoding NmrA family NAD(P)-binding protein: MTTTNTSGPIVIIGKNAKTGVRVNKLLCDLGIETRPVSRSTAIHFDWNNRNSWSQALKGAKSAYVTYQPDLAVPNAESDIRAFVEVAKKEGVEHIVLLSGRGEEGAEKAEQILINSGLDWNVVRASWFAQNFSESFMAEGVLNGNLVLPAASTPEPFIDTDDIAEVAVAALVDASKRNRLYEVTGPELLTFRDCVDEISKQLGKKIAFTSVSIDDYLTILESQKVPQDYQWLLNELFTVVFDGRNSNLTHGVEEAIGRKPTKFSDYVSKTIEAGYWG, encoded by the coding sequence TTGACTACTACTAATACATCAGGACCAATTGTAATCATCGGCAAAAACGCAAAGACAGGTGTAAGAGTTAATAAATTATTATGTGATCTAGGAATTGAAACTCGACCGGTCTCCCGAAGTACTGCTATTCACTTCGATTGGAACAACAGAAATTCTTGGTCTCAAGCCTTGAAAGGTGCAAAATCAGCCTATGTCACCTATCAACCAGACCTAGCCGTTCCCAATGCAGAAAGTGACATTCGAGCTTTTGTAGAAGTCGCTAAGAAAGAAGGTGTAGAACATATTGTTTTGCTATCTGGTCGTGGAGAAGAAGGGGCCGAGAAAGCAGAACAAATTCTGATTAACAGCGGTTTAGATTGGAACGTGGTTCGCGCGTCATGGTTTGCTCAGAATTTCAGTGAAAGCTTTATGGCGGAGGGGGTGCTAAATGGGAACTTGGTTTTGCCAGCGGCAAGCACACCAGAACCTTTCATTGACACTGATGATATAGCGGAAGTAGCAGTAGCAGCACTCGTTGACGCAAGTAAACGTAACCGCCTTTACGAAGTAACGGGACCAGAACTATTAACCTTCCGAGATTGTGTCGATGAAATATCTAAACAACTGGGAAAAAAGATCGCGTTTACCTCGGTGAGCATTGATGACTACTTGACCATTCTGGAAAGCCAAAAAGTCCCACAAGACTATCAATGGTTGCTCAACGAGTTGTTCACCGTGGTATTTGATGGTCGCAATTCTAATTTAACCCATGGAGTGGAGGAAGCTATTGGACGTAAGCCAACTAAGTTTTCGGACTATGTTTCAAAGACTATTGAGGCTGGTTACTGGGGCTAA
- a CDS encoding AraC family transcriptional regulator, whose amino-acid sequence MDDKKSQALAKFAPEKRKEIDSASPLSQLKMNSVFYTHSTMKQPWGIKMPAIPSSTMFHLILEGEAIVSVFDEKVKLGPGDFILIPRGTGHDIVDINNTVARDLFENELEKVTEHYERLKTKEHGDITTTLCGTVLFDNEITTSIISSMPDFIIISTQSKAHETIKNMVQAIHRETRYEDYGSELVVSKLADILILQCIRSWINEVSDENPNWIVAHTDKRLSRAMKVIHNDSSANINIDSLAQLSGMSRTSFIAYFKKMVGQPPKKYISDWRLSLARERLLHGKANVLNIALDVGYQSEAAFSRAYKAKYGESPSTTKKQYV is encoded by the coding sequence ATGGATGATAAAAAATCCCAGGCGTTGGCGAAGTTTGCTCCGGAAAAGCGCAAAGAAATCGATTCTGCTTCACCATTAAGTCAGCTTAAAATGAACAGCGTGTTCTATACGCATTCCACCATGAAGCAACCATGGGGCATCAAGATGCCAGCCATTCCATCTAGCACTATGTTTCACTTGATACTTGAGGGTGAAGCAATTGTGTCGGTGTTTGATGAGAAGGTGAAACTTGGACCTGGGGATTTCATCCTGATACCACGCGGAACTGGTCATGATATTGTTGATATAAACAATACTGTCGCTAGAGATTTATTTGAAAACGAGCTAGAGAAAGTTACGGAGCACTACGAACGACTAAAGACCAAGGAACATGGTGATATCACGACTACACTATGTGGGACTGTATTGTTTGATAACGAGATCACGACTTCGATCATCTCTTCTATGCCAGACTTTATTATTATCTCAACTCAATCAAAGGCACACGAAACGATCAAAAATATGGTGCAAGCTATACATAGGGAAACGAGATACGAGGATTATGGTTCGGAGTTAGTGGTCTCTAAATTGGCCGATATCTTGATTTTGCAGTGCATACGTTCTTGGATAAATGAGGTGTCTGACGAGAACCCAAATTGGATAGTCGCGCATACAGACAAGCGTCTTTCTCGTGCAATGAAAGTGATACACAACGACTCTTCTGCGAATATAAATATCGACTCTCTAGCACAGTTATCCGGTATGTCTCGCACAAGCTTCATCGCGTATTTCAAAAAGATGGTTGGTCAACCCCCGAAGAAATACATCTCAGATTGGCGTTTATCGCTCGCTAGAGAGAGGCTATTACATGGGAAAGCAAATGTGTTGAATATCGCTCTGGATGTAGGATACCAATCAGAAGCCGCTTTTAGCCGTGCTTATAAAGCAAAATATGGTGAGTCTCCATCAACAACAAAAAAACAATATGTATAG
- a CDS encoding anthrone oxygenase family protein: MLILTFQALSLITAISTALLAGTYFIFHNTVMIVLAEQCGMKMMNRINKVILNKTFLTIFVLSPLCSLLLLIIGLTGGQLTTQTPLLYGTLLSILGFLITIRFNVPLNNRLALAVESDKNMWEHYLVHWVIWNQRRYYISTLAVAGFLF, from the coding sequence ATGCTTATACTTACATTCCAAGCTCTTAGCTTGATAACGGCCATTTCAACAGCGCTATTAGCAGGGACTTACTTTATCTTTCATAACACAGTCATGATAGTGCTTGCAGAGCAATGTGGTATGAAAATGATGAATCGCATAAATAAAGTCATCTTGAACAAAACATTTTTGACCATTTTTGTATTGTCACCTTTATGTAGCCTTTTGTTGCTCATCATTGGCTTGACTGGAGGGCAACTAACTACACAAACACCGTTGCTCTATGGTACTTTGCTTTCAATTCTAGGCTTCCTCATCACCATTCGGTTCAATGTGCCACTTAATAATCGTTTAGCTCTTGCAGTAGAAAGCGACAAAAATATGTGGGAACACTATCTTGTACATTGGGTAATCTGGAATCAACGTCGCTATTATATTTCGACTTTAGCTGTCGCAGGTTTTCTATTTTAA
- a CDS encoding DUF1203 domain-containing protein, which translates to MNTNFIIKPIEKSMFSEYFNLNDQQLEKFNAKWLIADSKPGFPCRVSLKEAEIGERVLLIPHKYHDVNSPYKASGPIFIREDAVEAKLNINEIPEILTKRLLSVRAYSEDSIMIHAETTLASGLENIIYHQLTEPNVKYLQVHNANPGCFNCTVYRT; encoded by the coding sequence ATGAATACAAACTTTATTATAAAACCAATTGAAAAGAGCATGTTTAGTGAATACTTTAACCTCAACGATCAACAACTTGAAAAATTTAATGCAAAATGGTTGATTGCAGACTCAAAGCCTGGTTTCCCATGTCGAGTCTCTTTAAAAGAAGCTGAGATTGGCGAGAGGGTTTTACTCATCCCGCACAAATATCATGATGTAAACTCACCATATAAAGCTTCTGGACCCATTTTCATTCGGGAAGATGCTGTAGAGGCAAAATTGAACATAAATGAAATTCCCGAAATACTCACTAAACGACTACTGTCGGTAAGAGCTTATAGTGAAGATAGTATTATGATTCATGCTGAAACTACTTTGGCTTCTGGTTTGGAAAATATTATTTACCATCAGTTGACCGAGCCCAACGTTAAATACCTACAGGTTCATAATGCGAATCCTGGCTGTTTCAACTGTACTGTTTATAGAACCTAG
- a CDS encoding bifunctional transcriptional activator/DNA repair enzyme AdaA, giving the protein MPKLSDNAMKNAVAQRDGSFDGHFYYGVITTGVFCSPSCSTKAANPENLRFFLDIESAMQAGFRPCKRCNPAGQDERTQQLIDVARHIETHAEDKMTLTQLGNIAGFSPSRLQRSFKDMFGVSPKHYQDAVRMRKFKRSLKEGESVTDAIYSSGYGSISRVYGEATRNIGMTPKAYRAGGKGEIIHYACRETALGYMIMAATDKGVCSVQFGDDKDSLLTLLGDEFPEARLVLSAAQEAPELDSWILALDQHISQGAPRPDVPLDIRGTAFQIKVWQFLLSIKEGDVMSYGEVAEHIDNPKAVRAVGTACGKNPVGILIPCHRVLRNDGSLGGYRWGLERKRTLLDMERAKH; this is encoded by the coding sequence ATGCCAAAGTTATCAGACAATGCAATGAAAAATGCGGTAGCGCAGAGAGATGGATCTTTTGACGGACATTTTTACTATGGCGTCATCACCACTGGTGTATTTTGTTCGCCTTCCTGTTCAACCAAAGCGGCAAATCCAGAAAACCTGAGATTCTTCTTAGACATCGAATCTGCAATGCAAGCAGGTTTTCGTCCTTGTAAGCGTTGCAATCCAGCAGGACAGGACGAGCGTACTCAACAGCTAATCGATGTGGCTCGCCATATAGAAACTCATGCCGAAGACAAGATGACACTAACCCAGTTAGGCAATATTGCAGGATTTTCACCTTCCCGATTACAACGCTCATTTAAAGACATGTTTGGTGTGTCTCCCAAGCATTATCAGGATGCAGTGCGAATGCGAAAATTTAAGCGTTCGTTAAAAGAGGGGGAGAGTGTGACTGATGCGATTTATTCGTCAGGTTATGGCTCAATAAGTCGGGTATATGGTGAAGCGACCAGAAATATAGGCATGACGCCAAAAGCATACAGAGCTGGCGGTAAGGGTGAAATTATCCATTATGCGTGTCGAGAGACAGCCCTTGGATACATGATAATGGCTGCGACAGATAAGGGGGTATGCTCGGTACAGTTTGGTGATGACAAAGATTCTTTGCTAACTTTGTTAGGTGACGAGTTTCCAGAGGCTCGGCTTGTACTTTCTGCGGCACAAGAGGCACCAGAGCTGGATAGCTGGATATTGGCTTTAGATCAGCATATTAGTCAGGGCGCTCCCAGACCCGATGTCCCTCTTGATATCAGAGGAACGGCATTCCAAATTAAGGTGTGGCAGTTTTTACTAAGTATCAAAGAAGGGGACGTGATGAGCTATGGTGAGGTTGCAGAGCATATTGATAATCCGAAGGCGGTTCGCGCTGTAGGAACGGCTTGTGGCAAAAACCCAGTTGGGATTCTTATCCCCTGCCATCGAGTATTGCGCAACGACGGTTCTTTAGGAGGTTACCGCTGGGGACTAGAGCGCAAAAGAACATTGTTGGATATGGAAAGAGCAAAGCACTAA
- a CDS encoding 3'-5' exonuclease has translation MPQANSVIVLDFETTGLSPNLGDRAIEIGAVKLVDGEVVDSFQQLMNPGFRVSSFIENYTGITNTMLRTAPSCDEVMISFSEFIADENLIAHNASFDKRFLDAELERINRGYAGEFGCSLLVARRLIQDAPSYKLGELVRYKNIDNDGVFHRALADAQMTAKLWLHMVEDLELSGIANPSFHFMQTVSKTAKGKVNRLLAKSRV, from the coding sequence ATGCCTCAAGCCAATTCCGTTATCGTACTCGACTTTGAAACCACTGGCCTCTCTCCTAACCTTGGTGACCGCGCAATTGAAATCGGTGCGGTGAAATTAGTCGATGGTGAGGTTGTCGATAGTTTTCAACAACTAATGAATCCGGGCTTCAGAGTAAGCTCATTCATTGAAAATTATACCGGCATCACCAATACCATGTTACGAACAGCGCCAAGCTGCGATGAGGTAATGATATCTTTTAGTGAGTTCATTGCCGATGAGAACCTTATCGCTCACAACGCTTCGTTCGATAAACGATTTCTGGACGCAGAGCTTGAAAGAATCAACCGTGGTTATGCAGGAGAATTCGGTTGCTCATTACTGGTGGCAAGAAGACTGATTCAAGATGCTCCGTCATACAAACTAGGTGAACTGGTTCGCTACAAAAACATCGATAACGACGGTGTTTTTCACCGAGCATTAGCTGATGCACAAATGACAGCCAAACTTTGGCTTCACATGGTCGAAGACTTAGAGCTGTCAGGAATCGCCAATCCAAGCTTTCACTTTATGCAAACCGTTAGTAAAACAGCAAAAGGGAAAGTAAACCGACTACTGGCTAAAAGTCGTGTTTAA
- a CDS encoding FAD/NAD(P)-binding protein has translation MESRNIAIVGGGVGMLSILDHLSKQVDGICNISVFMKNTTGIGEAYRFAPDELIMNTRNDSINFFDHIVDFKQWLKKHHNDISSEFEFIPRRIFGSYLHLVKKKILNKFRLKGHRVEFREEIKEIDKKGTIVTQNGDYKYFSAIFVSVGFGTDTAIKENTIKIRNIPKNGILNIVGSGLSAIDWIILTNSIRPDIFINVVSKSGLFPAVRSSFSSSDYPNIIESNEELIKKPDLIKFLKILRNECKKDINYGLDDFINLLIPNRSLSEELSIAQKRIPVWQPLLYRSTVNYKDFFKALPEYQKKYLLKRRSKFINRRGMFPVKNAKIIHELIESNRLKIESKTIPDDEISAIDTINCTNDNLAMYEFLDRINIDCLDRNKIVNNNFKACVSRNLYLLGPATNTVNFFTEVSSLTYVHAEHAVKDYLNH, from the coding sequence ATGGAATCAAGAAATATTGCCATTGTCGGTGGTGGTGTTGGAATGCTGTCAATTTTAGATCACCTTAGTAAACAGGTTGATGGTATATGTAATATTTCAGTTTTTATGAAAAATACGACTGGTATTGGTGAAGCGTATCGTTTTGCTCCAGATGAGTTAATCATGAATACTCGAAATGACAGCATCAATTTTTTCGATCATATTGTCGATTTTAAACAATGGCTAAAGAAACATCATAACGACATTTCTTCTGAGTTTGAATTTATACCCCGACGTATATTTGGTTCTTATTTACACTTGGTGAAAAAGAAAATTCTGAATAAATTTCGATTGAAAGGACATAGAGTTGAATTCCGGGAGGAAATAAAAGAGATTGATAAAAAAGGTACTATTGTAACTCAAAATGGTGATTATAAATATTTTAGTGCAATATTTGTATCTGTTGGTTTTGGCACAGATACAGCGATTAAAGAAAATACGATTAAAATCAGAAATATTCCTAAAAATGGCATTTTAAATATTGTTGGTTCTGGTTTGTCTGCTATAGATTGGATCATTTTAACTAACAGTATACGTCCAGATATTTTTATTAATGTTGTCTCGAAAAGTGGATTGTTCCCTGCGGTTAGAAGTTCTTTTTCATCGAGTGATTATCCCAATATTATTGAATCTAATGAGGAGCTGATTAAAAAACCGGATTTAATTAAATTCTTAAAAATACTCAGAAATGAATGTAAGAAAGATATTAATTACGGTTTGGATGATTTTATTAATCTATTGATACCCAATAGGAGTCTTTCTGAAGAGCTAAGTATTGCACAGAAAAGAATACCTGTTTGGCAACCTCTATTATATCGTTCAACAGTAAATTACAAGGATTTTTTTAAAGCATTACCTGAATATCAAAAGAAATATTTGTTGAAACGACGTTCTAAATTTATAAATAGAAGAGGAATGTTTCCAGTTAAGAATGCGAAAATTATTCATGAATTAATTGAATCAAATCGTTTAAAGATCGAATCAAAAACCATTCCAGATGATGAAATTAGTGCTATAGATACAATTAACTGCACAAATGATAATTTGGCAATGTATGAATTTTTAGATCGAATAAATATAGACTGTTTAGATCGGAATAAAATAGTTAATAATAATTTCAAAGCATGTGTATCTAGAAATTTATATCTACTTGGTCCGGCAACGAATACAGTTAACTTTTTTACCGAAGTCTCATCTCTTACGTATGTTCATGCTGAACATGCAGTAAAAGATTATTTAAACCATTAA
- a CDS encoding HpcH/HpaI aldolase family protein: MVIKQYEKNIFKSRLKNGEKLHGLWFSSCSPIIADVIRDSGYDWVLIDMEHSINTTESVSNILRCFRDSDTAPIVRPPVNDPVEVKRLLDAGVRNFLFPLTESVEMAEQAVASTRYKAKGGLRGVSLGQSANHFGRIADYFDKANDDITVILQVESTQAVSLVPQLASVEGVDGIFVGPADLSDDMGKTGKTFEGDVQEVINDFVQLCKASSIPAGSLIFNEEVAEQYYSKGFSFISCASDISLLRNAADAQVKKFSNE, from the coding sequence ATGGTTATCAAGCAATATGAAAAAAACATATTTAAGTCACGTCTGAAAAATGGTGAAAAGCTACATGGTCTGTGGTTTTCTTCATGTAGCCCAATTATTGCAGATGTCATTCGTGACTCGGGTTATGACTGGGTACTGATTGATATGGAACATTCTATCAACACGACAGAAAGTGTGAGTAACATTCTGCGTTGTTTCCGTGATAGCGATACTGCGCCGATTGTCCGGCCACCTGTAAACGATCCTGTAGAAGTAAAGCGCTTACTGGATGCTGGTGTTAGAAACTTTCTATTTCCACTGACGGAGTCTGTAGAAATGGCAGAGCAGGCTGTTGCATCGACGCGTTATAAAGCAAAAGGCGGTCTTCGTGGTGTATCTCTGGGACAGTCAGCCAACCATTTTGGGCGAATTGCCGATTATTTCGATAAAGCGAACGATGATATTACGGTGATCCTCCAGGTTGAAAGTACTCAGGCCGTTTCACTTGTTCCACAATTGGCATCGGTGGAAGGTGTTGATGGTATTTTCGTCGGCCCTGCCGACTTATCTGATGATATGGGGAAAACCGGAAAAACTTTTGAAGGGGACGTTCAGGAAGTAATCAATGACTTTGTTCAATTATGTAAGGCTTCGTCTATTCCTGCTGGCTCTCTGATTTTCAATGAGGAAGTGGCTGAACAGTATTATTCAAAGGGATTCAGTTTTATCTCTTGTGCAAGTGACATCTCGTTATTACGAAATGCAGCTGATGCACAAGTGAAGAAGTTTTCTAATGAATAA
- a CDS encoding aminotransferase class I/II-fold pyridoxal phosphate-dependent enzyme: MEMVDLSLGIPNSPKKHSDIISKVIFSEGVFCDRYPSSLLSSELEIVDSCFLNKLGLDVFCDKNLSVHHGGRGALFTVLSCHLNHENVNIDTSYPYWNGYNSIVKSINENSMINNMDNQSNSQVSLLCLPNNPDGSLDIERLNYCLKNYEHVVIDLVYFNFLDAFEIKSISDVLMGRNNYSLIFSVSKHSASPNVRVGYVYTPSTELSAKYRAFQFNISNLPSNINRTVAVYHLMQEERNLMITDYYNRISFEINNIQSYPGIRICAKGMFVWITCDKKKSKYIVDAILSELNIKGALGDSFGDEYGSRWLIKDGVDYKKLIERIYYLNKG, encoded by the coding sequence ATGGAGATGGTTGATCTATCGTTGGGTATACCGAATTCCCCAAAAAAACATTCGGATATAATTTCGAAAGTAATATTTAGTGAGGGTGTGTTCTGCGATAGATATCCATCTTCATTACTATCTTCTGAATTAGAAATAGTGGATAGTTGTTTTCTGAATAAACTTGGCCTTGATGTTTTTTGTGATAAAAATTTAAGTGTTCATCATGGAGGTAGAGGAGCACTGTTTACAGTATTATCATGTCATTTAAATCATGAAAATGTAAATATTGATACGTCATATCCATATTGGAATGGTTATAACTCAATCGTTAAATCTATAAATGAAAACTCTATGATTAACAACATGGATAATCAAAGTAATAGTCAAGTGTCTTTATTATGCTTACCTAACAATCCTGATGGCTCTTTGGATATTGAAAGATTAAATTATTGCTTAAAAAATTATGAACATGTTGTTATTGATTTGGTTTATTTTAACTTTTTGGATGCTTTTGAAATTAAGTCTATTTCAGATGTACTCATGGGTCGAAATAACTATTCTTTGATTTTTAGTGTATCGAAACATAGTGCTTCTCCCAATGTGCGTGTTGGTTATGTTTATACACCATCTACTGAATTATCGGCAAAGTATAGAGCCTTTCAGTTTAATATATCTAACTTGCCATCAAATATTAATCGTACAGTCGCTGTTTATCATCTGATGCAAGAAGAAAGAAATCTGATGATTACAGATTATTACAATCGCATTTCATTTGAAATCAATAATATTCAAAGCTATCCAGGGATTAGGATTTGTGCAAAAGGTATGTTTGTTTGGATTACATGTGATAAGAAAAAATCAAAATACATTGTGGATGCTATTTTATCCGAATTGAATATTAAAGGAGCTTTAGGCGATAGCTTTGGAGACGAATATGGTTCGA